AGGTCGATTCCCGCACATCAGCGGCATGTCCTTCTCCTACAATCCGACAAAACCTGCAGGTCAGCGCCTTGTGGAAGTTAAGGTAGCAGGTAAACCAATCGATCTGAAGAAAACATATCGCATCGCAACGAATGACTTCATTGCGACTGGTGGCGACGGCTACTCAACACTGAAAAAACCAGCGTTTGATACCGGCTTCACTCTTTACAGCATCATGGAAGATGCATTAAAAGAGCGCAAGATGATTGCACCTAAAGTTGAAGGTCGCATTGTAGAAGTAAAATAAGTAAAGTGAATAGATAATAAAACGGGCAACTTTCTGGTCATGAGACTGGAGAGTTGCTTTTTTTGTTGCTCATGAATCCAGTAATAGTTATTTTTATCCAATGTGACTAGGTTTGGCTATTCTTGAATTGTTCATCACATTTATGGATTATTATTTATAGTGTTACTTTATGTCTGTATATAAAGAACAAAATAAAAAAATGATGAAAAATGTAAAAAAATAAGTTGACAATATTTTCGAAATATTTAAAAATGGGAATGTATTCAAAAAATTTTATTGGGAATGGAGGAATTATTTTGAAAAAACGTCAGGTCTCATCTAGTATTATTGCTACTGTTTTGTTAGGGTCTAGCTTATTGGGAGGTGGACTTCCAGCATTCGCAAAGAGTGATGTCATGTATAACAGTGACTGGGAAACTCCTTCGTACATGAGTGAGAAATGGAAAGCACCTAAGAAAGTCAAAAAACAAGAGATTGTATGGAAGTATTTATCCGACAAGAGTGATGTCCTTAAAGTACAAGGCGAGGTAGAGAATCAGTTTGAGTTGCTAAACGAAATAGAGGATGAAGAGACTGACACAACTCATTATCGTCTACGTGAGGTATATAAAGGAGTTCCAGTGTACGGTTCAGATCAAACTGTGCATTTAAATGAAGATGGGGATGTAACGTCCTTCTTTGGACAAGTAGTTCCTACAGAGTCTTTGGAAAAAGTAAAAACAACACCCAAATTAAAAGAAAAAGATGCGATTAAAGCTATCAAAAAGGATTTGAAGAAAGAAGTAGGAGAAGTAGAGGAGTTTAGCGTTGAGCCAGAGGCAGATCTATTCATCTATCCTCAAGAGAATAAAGTTTCGTTGGCCTATGTAACAGAAGTAACCTTCCTTGAACCAGAACCAGGTCGTTGGTTCTACGCAATTGATGCTCAAAATGGAAAAGTATTAGACAAATATAACATTATGGAGCATGTTACAAAGGCGCATAAGTCTAATATCAAAGTAGGAGAGGCAGTAGATTCAACTGTGGATGCTCGTTCCTTGGATGGACAAGCAGATGAAGCTGGTTCAGAGGACCCAAATGCATTAGGTACAGGTAAAGGAGTTTTAGGAGATACAAAAACATTCCAAACCACATATGCGAATGGTACCTATTCTTTAAAAGATACTACTCGTGGTAAAGGGGTAGAAACCTATACTGCACGTAATGGTACCTCCTATATGTACCCAGTAACAAGTACAAATAACACTTTTAACGATCCAGCGGCAGTTGATGCTCACGCTTATGCGGGTAAAGTGTACGACTATTATAAAAATACGTTTAATCGTGATAGCTTTGATAATGCTGGTGCCAAACTAAATTCTATCGTTCATTATTCTACGAACTATAACAATGCCTTCTGGGATGGCGCTGAGATGGTGTATGGCGATGGAGATGGCAAAAGATTCATCAGCCTATCTGGTGGGCTTGATGTAATCGCTCATGAATTAACTCATGCTGTAACAGAAAGAACAGCAGGTTTGATTTATAGAAATGAGTCGGGTGCATTGAATGAATCTATTTCTGACATTTTTGGTGCAATGGTAGACCGTGATGATTGGGAA
This is a stretch of genomic DNA from Brevibacillus laterosporus DSM 25. It encodes these proteins:
- a CDS encoding M4 family metallopeptidase, which codes for MKKRQVSSSIIATVLLGSSLLGGGLPAFAKSDVMYNSDWETPSYMSEKWKAPKKVKKQEIVWKYLSDKSDVLKVQGEVENQFELLNEIEDEETDTTHYRLREVYKGVPVYGSDQTVHLNEDGDVTSFFGQVVPTESLEKVKTTPKLKEKDAIKAIKKDLKKEVGEVEEFSVEPEADLFIYPQENKVSLAYVTEVTFLEPEPGRWFYAIDAQNGKVLDKYNIMEHVTKAHKSNIKVGEAVDSTVDARSLDGQADEAGSEDPNALGTGKGVLGDTKTFQTTYANGTYSLKDTTRGKGVETYTARNGTSYMYPVTSTNNTFNDPAAVDAHAYAGKVYDYYKNTFNRDSFDNAGAKLNSIVHYSTNYNNAFWDGAEMVYGDGDGKRFISLSGGLDVIAHELTHAVTERTAGLIYRNESGALNESISDIFGAMVDRDDWEIGEDIFTPDIPGDALRSLSDPAKYNHPDHLSKKYTGTGDNGGVHTNSGINNKAAYLISEGGTHYGVTVEGVGREATEKIYYRALTVYLTSTSTFAQMRQAAINAATDLFGADSAEVEAVKDAYKAVGIN